One region of Malania oleifera isolate guangnan ecotype guangnan chromosome 6, ASM2987363v1, whole genome shotgun sequence genomic DNA includes:
- the LOC131158838 gene encoding aspartate aminotransferase, cytoplasmic: MSTSFHGDSVFSHVVQAPEDPILGVTVAYNKDPNPTKLNLGVGAYRTEEGKPLVLNVVRRAEQLLVNDQSRVKEYLPIVGLGDFNKLSAKLIFGAESSAIQENRVATVQCLSGTGSLRVGAEFLARHYHQHTIYIPQPTWGNHPKVFTLGGLSVKTYRYYDPATRGLNFEGLLEDLENAPSGAIVLLHACAHNPTGVDPTLEQWELIRQLMRSKGLLPFFDSAYQGFASGSLDADAQSVRMFVADGGECFAAQSYAKNMGLYGERVGALSIVCKTADVASRVESQLKLVIRPMYSNPPIHGASIVATILKDRDMYNEWTVELKTMADRIISMRQQLFNALHARGTPGDWSHIIKQIGMFTFTGLNSEQVSFMTKEYHIYMTSDGRISMAGLSSKTVPLLADAIHAAVTDIA, translated from the exons ATGTCCACCTCCTTCCATGGCGATTCTGTTTTCAGCCATGTCGTTCAAGCTCCTGAAGATCCCATTTTAGGG GTCACTGTTGCTTACAACAAAGATCCCAATCCAACAAAGTTGAATTTGGGTGTTGGTGCTTATCGAACCGAG GAAGGAAAACCGCTTGTTCTGAATGTGGTGAGACGAGCAGAGCAGCTGTTAGTAAATGACCA ATCCCGCGTGAAAGAGTATCTGCCTATTGTTGGTCTCGGAGATTTTAATAAATTGAGTGCTAAGCTCATTTTTGGAGCTGAAAG CTCTGCTATTCAAGAGAACAGAGTGGCTACAGTCCAGTGCTTGTCTGGTACTGGCTCGCTGAGGGTTGGTGCTGAGTTTCTGGCTAGGCATTACCACCAA CATACAATATACATTCCCCAGCCAACTTGGGGAAACCATCCAAAAGTTTTCACTCTGGGTGGGTTGTCCGTAAAGACCTACCGTTACTATGATCCGGCTACACGGGGGCTGAACTTTGAAG GGCTGCTAGAAGATCTTGAAAATGCCCCATCAGGAGCAATAGTGTTACTTCATGCATGTGCTCATAACCCAACCGGAGTTGATCCAACCCTTGAGCAGTGGGAACTGATCAGGCAGTTGATGAGATCAAAAGGGTTATTACCTTTCTTTGACAGTGCCTACCAG GGCTTTGCAAGTGGTAGCCTGGACGCAGATGCGCAGTCTGTGCGTATGTTTGTTGCTGATGGTGGTGAATGCTTCGCTGCTCAGAGTTATGCGAAAAATATGGGGCTTTATGGGGAACGTGTTGGTGCCCTTAGCATT GTCTGCAAGACAGCTGATGTGGCAAGCAGGGTTGAGAGCCAGCTGAAGCTTGTGATCAGGCCCATGTATTCTAATCCTCCTATTCATGGTGCATCCATTGTGGCTACTATCCTCAAGGATAG GGATATGTACAATGAATGGACTGTTGAGCTGAAAACAATGGCAGACCGGATTATCAGCATGCGGCAGCAACTCTTTAATGCTTTACATGCCAGAG GCACCCCAGGGGACTGGAGTCACATTATCAAGCAGATTGGAATGTTCACTTTCACTGGGCTGAACTCCGAGCAAGTTTCCTTCATGACAAAAGAGTATCACATTTACATGACCTCAGACGG GAGAATCAGTATGGCAGGTCTTAGTTCCAAGACAGTTCCTCTTCTTGCAGATGCTATACATGCTGCTGTTACCGACATTGCCTAG